In Pseudoalteromonas aliena SW19, the genomic stretch ACCCATGCCAGAGATTATAACCTGGCCTGATTCTTCATCAGTTTGTACGCGAAAAGAAGGGTCTTCAGCTGCTAGTTTACCTAGCGCGATACCCATCTTGTCTTGGTCAGCTATAGTGCGAGGCTCAACCGCAATAGAGATTACTGGTTCTGGGAATTCCATACGCTCAAGCGTAATAATAGAATTCGGATCACACAGTGTTTCACCTGTTGTTACGTCTTTAAGACCAATAGCTGCCGCGATGTCGCCTGCGAAAACTTCTTTGATCTCTTCACGAGAGTTTGAATGCATCTGTACGATACGGCCAAGTCGCTCACGCTTACTTTTTACTGGATTATATACCGTGTCACCCTGTTTAACAGTACCAGAGTAAACACGGAAAAAGGTCAAGGTGCCAACAAACGGGTCTGTTGCAATCTTAAAAGCGAGTGCAGCAAACGGCGCTTTATCATTAGCCGGACGTTCTTCCTCAGTACCATTTTCTAAGATACCTTGGATTTGTTTCACTTGTTCTGGCGACGGCATATATTCAACAACGCCATCAAGCACAGCTTGAACGCCTTTGTTTTTAAATGCGCTACCACAAGTAACTGGAACAATCTCATTAGCTAATGTGCGTTGACGCAAAGCATTTTTAATTTCTGCTTCGCTTAACTCTTCACCTTCTAAGTATTTATCCATCAGTTCTTCTGAAGCTTCAGCAGCGCTTTCAACTAAATGAGAGCGCCATTCTTCAGCCAATTCCAGAAGTTCTGCCGGTATTGCCTCATAAGAAAAAGTCATACCCTGGTCCGTTTCGTTCCAGTTAATCATTTTCATTTTTATAAGGTCAATAACACCTTTAAAGTCGTCCTCAGCGCCTACAGGCAACTGAATTGGAACAGGCGTTGCTCCAAGACGAGATTTCACCTGGCTAACCACTGCTAAGAAGTCAGCGCCCGTGCGATCCATTTTATTTACGAAGATCATTCTCGGAACTTCGTATTTGTTCGCTTGACGCCAAACTGTCTCAGTTTGCGGCTGTACACCAGATGAAGCACAAAGAACAACTACCGCACCATCTAGTACGCGTAAAGAACGCTCTACTTCGATAGTGAAATCTACGTGTCCTGGAGTATCAATAATATTGATACGATGGGCGTCAAATTGAGCGTCCATCCCTTTCCAAAAACACGTTGTTGCAGCAGAAGTGATTGTGATACCACGCTCTTGTTCCTGCTCCATCCAATCCATAGTTGCAGCGCCATCATGTACTTCACCGATCTTATGAGAAAGACCCGTGTAGAACAGAACACGTTCTGTTGTGGTGGTTTTGCCTGCATCTACGTGAGCAACAATACCTATATTACGATAGCGCTCAAGTGGAGTTGTACGTGCCATATGATCCTCTTAAAGGTTAAAGACAGATTACCAACGGTAATGAGCGAATGCTTTATTCGCTTCAGCCATACGGTGAACGTCTTCACGTTTCTTAACCGCAGTGCCTTTGTTGTCAGCAGCATCAACGATTTCTTGAGCTAAACGTAAGCCCATAGATTTTTCGCCACGCTTACGTGCAGCGTCTACTAACCAACGCATACCTAATGCGTTACGACGAACTGGACGTACTTCAACTGGTACTTGATAAGTTGAACCACCAACACGGCGAGATTTAACCTCTACCTGTGGGCGGATGTTATCAAGTGCAGTTTCAAAGATTTCTAGGTGCGACTTGCCTGATTTCTCAGCAGCCACGTCTAGCGCACCATAAACAATTTTTTCAGCAGTAGATTTCTTGCCGTCTAACATCACGATGTTAACGAATTTAGCAAGAAGTTCCGATCCGAACTTAGGATCTGGAAGAATTTTACGTTGACCGATTACGCGTCTTCTAGGCATTTTGTATCTCCGGTTTATTCAGGTTTGCTCTTTCGAGTCAATCACCCAAAACAATAATTATAAATATTTAGTGCTTGGCCTTACTAACGGAAAACATTAGCCTTTAGGGCGTTTAGTACCGTATTTAGAACGAGCTTGACGACGGTCGCTAACGCCTGCACAGTCAAGTGCACCACGAACAGTGTGAAAACGCACACCTGGTAAATCTTTAACACGACCACCACGGATTAGGATTACACTATGCTCTTGAAGGTTATGACCTTCACCACCAATGTATGAAGTTACTTCGAAACCGTTAGTTAAACGTACACGAGCTACTTTACGTAACGCCGAGTTTGGTTTCTTAGGTGTAGTTGTATATACGCGAGTACATACACCGCGCTTTTGCGGACACGCTTTAAGTGCAGCTGAGTTACTTTTCGTAACCTTACTACGGCGTGGCTTACGCACTAGCTGGTTAATAGTTGCCATTTAAATAGCTCCTGAAATTAAAATTACTACTGAAAAAAGAAAAAATCCGCCCTTTATTTACAAGCCTGCATTGAGCACACAAGTAAATGGGTGGCGGAATTTTAATGAGCAAAGTTTAACCTGTCAACCTAAACTGATAGTAAGACAGTATATAACTGCCTTACTATTTCTTAATCTATTGATTAAGAACAGTTTATTGATTTCCAGACAAATCAGCATTTAGAGCATCTGTAAGTGCTTGAGTTGCCTCTTCTGCACTTACTGTTTGCTCTTCTACGACTACTTTGCTTTGTTTACGGCGAGCCATACGTTCTTGATGATACGCAAAACCGGTACCGGCTGGGATCAATCGACCCACAATTACGTTTTCTTTCAGACCGCGAAGCTCATCGCTCTTACCATTCACTGCCGCATCTGTAAGAACACGTGTTGTCTCTTGGAAAGACGCTGCAGAGATGAAAGATTCTGTTGCTAGTGATGCTTTTGTGATACCCATTAATTGGATTTCATACTTAGCTGGGATCTTACCTTGTTTTTCAAGGTCACGGTTTGCGATATTTACGCGCGCCACTTCGATTTGTTCACCAGCTAGGAAGTCAGTATCACCACCGTGTATAATGGTACATTTGCGTAACATTTGACGGATAATTGTTTCAATGTGCTTGTCATTGATCTTAACGCCTTGCAAACGGTAAACCTCTTGCACTTCGTTAACGATGTAGTTAGCAACATGAGTCACACCACGTAAGCGTAAGATGTCATGCGGTGATTCAGGACCATCGGCGATAACTTCACCTTTAGACACTTGCTCACCTTCAAACACGTTAAGTTGACGCCACTTATGGATCATCTCTTCGTAATGATCACCTTCTGGTGGAGTAATAACTAAACGCTTCTTACCTTTAGTCTCTTTACCGAAGCTAATTGTACCAGTAACCTCAGCTAAAATAGCTGGATCTTTTGGCTTACGCGCTTCAAATAAGTCGGCTACGCGTGGTAGACCACCCGTGATATCACGAGTTTTCGAACCTTCTTGCGGGATACGTGCTAACACGTCACCTGGGTTTGCTGTAACGCCATCAATTACTTCAATCGTTGTGAATGAAGGAAGACGTGTTTCTTGCAAGCCGCGCTCTTCACTTTCGATGATAAGCTTAGGTTCTTTTGTATTAACTTTAGCAAGATCTTTAACAACTACACGGGTTAAACCAGTCAGTTCATCAGTCTGTGCTTCAGTATTTGAGTCATCAATATCGCTGAACGATACTTTTGATTTATGCTCAAGAACGATTGGGTGACTATGCGGGTCCCAAGTAGCAACAATGTCGTTACCTTGAACTTCTGCATTATCTTTAACTGTTAATACCGCACCGTAAGGTACTTTATAACGCTCTTTCTCACGGCCATGACTATCGATGATAGTAATTTCCGTTGAACGTGAAGTAATAACAATCTTATCGTCTGTATTTAATACATATTTAGAGTTATGCAGTTTTAACGTACCGTTAGTTTTAACTTGTACATTATTTTCTGCAGACGCTCTAGATGCCGCACCACCGATGTGGAAAGTACGCATCGTAAGCTGTGTACCTGGCTCACCGATTGATTGTGCCGCGATAACACCTACTGATTCACCTGCGTTGATGATATGACCACGTGCTAGGTCACGACCATAACAGTTAGCACAAACACCAAAGTCATTATCACAAGTGATAACAGAGCGTACGCGAACTTCATCTACTGAGTGCTCTTCTAAAAGGTCACACAGTTTTTCGTCAAGCATGATATTACGTTCAACAAGTACAGTGTTTGTACCTGGAATTACAATATCTTCAGCAACAACACGACCTAGTACACGCTCACGAAGTGCTTCTACAACATCACCACCTTCAATAAGCGGTTTCATTGTTAAGCCATCTTCTGTGCCACAGTCATCTTCGTTGATTACCAAATCTTGTGCAACGTCTACTAGACGACGCGTTAGGTAACCCGAGTTCGCTGTTTTAAGTGCTGTATCGGCAAGACCTTTACGCGCACCATGCGTTGAGATGAAGTACTGAAGTACGTTTAGACCTTCACGGAAGTTAGCTGTGATTGGCGTCTCGATGATGGAACCATCTGGACGTGCCATTAGACCACGCATACCTGCCAGCTGACGGATCTGAGCGGCACTACCACGAGCACCCGAGTCGGCCATCATAAACACTGAGTTAAATGACGGTTGCTCTACTTCTTCACCTTGTGCGTTGATAACCGTGTCTTTCGACAAATTGGCCATCATTTCACGTGATAAGTTTTCATTTACACGTGACCAGATATCGATAACTTTATTGTACTTTTCACCAGCCGTTACAAGACCTGATTGGAATTGTTGGTTGATTTCAGTCACTTCAGCTTCTGCTGATTCAATGATTTGTGCTTTAACCGGTGGGATAACTAAATCATCGATACCGATAGAAACACCTGACTTCATTGCATAATGGAAACCTGTGTACATAACTTGGTCAGCAAAGATAACAGTATCTTTAAGACCTAGACGACGGTAACACTCATTTAACAAGCCAGAAATCTGCTTTTTACCTAGTGGCTGGTTGATTGACGCAAACGGCATACCAGTTGGTAAAATTAGAGACAAAATTGCACGGCCAACAGTTGTATCGATAACAGTAATAGTATCTTCTACTACACCATCTTCGTTTTTAACTGATTGGCTAATACGTACTTTCACGATTGCATGAAGGTCTGCATTACCACTACGGTATGCTTTTTCTGCTTCTTTTGGATCTTTAAATATCGCGCCTTCGCCTTTAGCATTAATGCGGTCACGAGTCATGTAATAAAGACCCAATACAACATCCTGTGAAGGAACGATGATTGGCTCACCATTCGCAGGAGATAGAATGTTGTTTGTTGACATCATCAATGCACGAGCTTCAAGCTGCGCTTCGATTGTTAACGGTACGTGTACCGCCATTTGGTCACCATCGAAATCGGCGTTGTAAGCCGCACATACTAATGGGTGCAAATGAATCGCTTTACCTTCGATAAGCACAGGCTCAAACGCTTGGATACCCAAACGGTGAAGTGTTGGTGCACGGTTAAGTAATACTGGATGTTCACGAATTACTTCGTCAAGTACATCCCATACTTCCGGAACTTCACGTTCAACCATTTTCTTAGCTGCTTTGATTGTCGTAGCCATGCCGCGACGCTCTAGTTTGCCATAGATGAATGGTTTGAATAGCTCAAGTGCCATCTTCTTAGGAAGACCACATTGGTGAAGCTTAAGTGTAGGACCTACTGTAATTACAGAACGGCCTGAATAATCTACACGCTTACCAAGTAAGTTCTGACGGAAACGACCTTGTTTACCCTTGATCATATCAGCAAGAGATTTAAGAGGACGCTTGTTAGAACCTGTAATTGCACGACCACGACGACCGTTATCAAGTAGCGCATCTACCGCTTCTTGCAACATACGTTTTTCGTTACGTACAATAATGTCCGGTGCTGCTAAATCTAGTAGACGCTTAAGACGGTTATTACGGTTAATAACACGACGGTAAAGGTCATTTAGATCAGATGTCGCAAAACGACCACCGTCTAGTGGTACTAATGGACGTAGATCAGGTGGCAATACTGGAAGTACTGTCATGATCATCCACTCAGGATTATTACCTGATTGGTGGAACGATTCCATTAACTTAAGACGTTTAGTGATTTTTTTACGCTTAGTTTCAGAGTTAATTGTTGGTAACTCTTCACGCATCTCAGCAATTAATTGAGCAAGATCGAGTTCACGAAGCAAGTCTAAAACT encodes the following:
- the rpoC gene encoding DNA-directed RNA polymerase subunit beta', encoding MKDLLKFLKQQNKTEEFDAIRIGLASPDMVRSWSYGEVKKPETINYRTFKPERDGLFCARIFGPVKDYECLCGKYKRLKHRGVICEKCGVEVTLTKVRRDRMGHIDLASPVAHIWFLKSLPSRIGLMLDMTLRDIERVLYFESFVVTEPGMTTLERGQLLGEEEYLDALEEHGDEFEAKMGAEAVLDLLRELDLAQLIAEMREELPTINSETKRKKITKRLKLMESFHQSGNNPEWMIMTVLPVLPPDLRPLVPLDGGRFATSDLNDLYRRVINRNNRLKRLLDLAAPDIIVRNEKRMLQEAVDALLDNGRRGRAITGSNKRPLKSLADMIKGKQGRFRQNLLGKRVDYSGRSVITVGPTLKLHQCGLPKKMALELFKPFIYGKLERRGMATTIKAAKKMVEREVPEVWDVLDEVIREHPVLLNRAPTLHRLGIQAFEPVLIEGKAIHLHPLVCAAYNADFDGDQMAVHVPLTIEAQLEARALMMSTNNILSPANGEPIIVPSQDVVLGLYYMTRDRINAKGEGAIFKDPKEAEKAYRSGNADLHAIVKVRISQSVKNEDGVVEDTITVIDTTVGRAILSLILPTGMPFASINQPLGKKQISGLLNECYRRLGLKDTVIFADQVMYTGFHYAMKSGVSIGIDDLVIPPVKAQIIESAEAEVTEINQQFQSGLVTAGEKYNKVIDIWSRVNENLSREMMANLSKDTVINAQGEEVEQPSFNSVFMMADSGARGSAAQIRQLAGMRGLMARPDGSIIETPITANFREGLNVLQYFISTHGARKGLADTALKTANSGYLTRRLVDVAQDLVINEDDCGTEDGLTMKPLIEGGDVVEALRERVLGRVVAEDIVIPGTNTVLVERNIMLDEKLCDLLEEHSVDEVRVRSVITCDNDFGVCANCYGRDLARGHIINAGESVGVIAAQSIGEPGTQLTMRTFHIGGAASRASAENNVQVKTNGTLKLHNSKYVLNTDDKIVITSRSTEITIIDSHGREKERYKVPYGAVLTVKDNAEVQGNDIVATWDPHSHPIVLEHKSKVSFSDIDDSNTEAQTDELTGLTRVVVKDLAKVNTKEPKLIIESEERGLQETRLPSFTTIEVIDGVTANPGDVLARIPQEGSKTRDITGGLPRVADLFEARKPKDPAILAEVTGTISFGKETKGKKRLVITPPEGDHYEEMIHKWRQLNVFEGEQVSKGEVIADGPESPHDILRLRGVTHVANYIVNEVQEVYRLQGVKINDKHIETIIRQMLRKCTIIHGGDTDFLAGEQIEVARVNIANRDLEKQGKIPAKYEIQLMGITKASLATESFISAASFQETTRVLTDAAVNGKSDELRGLKENVIVGRLIPAGTGFAYHQERMARRKQSKVVVEEQTVSAEEATQALTDALNADLSGNQ
- the rpsL gene encoding 30S ribosomal protein S12; the encoded protein is MATINQLVRKPRRSKVTKSNSAALKACPQKRGVCTRVYTTTPKKPNSALRKVARVRLTNGFEVTSYIGGEGHNLQEHSVILIRGGRVKDLPGVRFHTVRGALDCAGVSDRRQARSKYGTKRPKG
- the fusA gene encoding elongation factor G yields the protein MARTTPLERYRNIGIVAHVDAGKTTTTERVLFYTGLSHKIGEVHDGAATMDWMEQEQERGITITSAATTCFWKGMDAQFDAHRINIIDTPGHVDFTIEVERSLRVLDGAVVVLCASSGVQPQTETVWRQANKYEVPRMIFVNKMDRTGADFLAVVSQVKSRLGATPVPIQLPVGAEDDFKGVIDLIKMKMINWNETDQGMTFSYEAIPAELLELAEEWRSHLVESAAEASEELMDKYLEGEELSEAEIKNALRQRTLANEIVPVTCGSAFKNKGVQAVLDGVVEYMPSPEQVKQIQGILENGTEEERPANDKAPFAALAFKIATDPFVGTLTFFRVYSGTVKQGDTVYNPVKSKRERLGRIVQMHSNSREEIKEVFAGDIAAAIGLKDVTTGETLCDPNSIITLERMEFPEPVISIAVEPRTIADQDKMGIALGKLAAEDPSFRVQTDEESGQVIISGMGELHLDIIVDRMKREFSVECNVGKPQVSYREAIRSTVKVEGKFIRQSGGRGQYGHVWIKLEPMDITDDESPIYEFVNETVGGSVPKEFVPAVDKGIQEQMSQGVLAGYPLLGVKATLYDGSFHDVDSNEMAFKIAGSLAMRDGALQAKPVLLEPVMKVEVLTPDSNMGDVVGDLNRRRGIIEGMEDALGGLKQINAQVPLSEMFGYATALRSATQGRASYSMEFVKYAEASKNVADTIISARAVI
- the rpsG gene encoding 30S ribosomal protein S7, which encodes MPRRRVIGQRKILPDPKFGSELLAKFVNIVMLDGKKSTAEKIVYGALDVAAEKSGKSHLEIFETALDNIRPQVEVKSRRVGGSTYQVPVEVRPVRRNALGMRWLVDAARKRGEKSMGLRLAQEIVDAADNKGTAVKKREDVHRMAEANKAFAHYRW